One stretch of Callospermophilus lateralis isolate mCalLat2 chromosome 11, mCalLat2.hap1, whole genome shotgun sequence DNA includes these proteins:
- the LOC143410272 gene encoding ras-related protein Rap-2b-like → MREYKVVVLGSGGVGKSALTVQFVTGSFIEKYDPTIEDFYRKEIEVDSSPSVLEILDTAGTEQFASMWDLYIKNGQGFILVYSLVNQQSFQDIKPMRDQIIRVKRYELVPMILVGNKVDLEGEREVSYGEGKALAEEWSCPFMETSAKNKALVDELFAEIMRQMNYAAQPNGDEGCCSACVIL, encoded by the coding sequence ATGAGAGAGTACAAAGTGGTGGTGCTGGGCTCGGGCGGCGTGGGCAAGTCTGCGCTCACGGTGCAGTTCGTGACGGGCTCCTTCATCGAGAAGTACGACCCGACCATCGAGGACTTCTACCGCAAGGAGATCGAAGTGGACTCGTCTCCGTCGGTGCTGGAGATCCTGGACACGGCGGGCACCGAGCAGTTCGCGTCCATGTGGGACCTGTACATCAAGAATGGCCAGGGCTTCATCCTAGTCTACAGCCTGGTGAACCAGCAGAGCTTCCAGGACATCAAGCCCATGCGGGACCAGATCATCCGCGTGAAGCGGTACGAGCTCGTGCCCATGATCCTGGTGGGCAACAAGGTGGACCTGGAGGGCGAACGCGAGGTCTCTTACGGCGAGGGCAAGGCCCTGGCCGAGGAGTGGAGCTGCCCGTTCATGGAGACATCGGCCAAAAACAAAGCCTTGGTGGATGAGCTCTTCGCCGAGATCATGCGGCAGATGAACTACGCGGCTCAGCCCAACGGCGACGAGGGATGCTGCTCGGCCTGCGTGATCCTCTGA